GCTAAAGTACAGCTGCTGCTGCCTGGTTGGTCGGCATATAGCACGCGCAGTGCCATCAATGAAGCCCCAGCAGTTGGTAAGTGGGGCTCCTTTAGCGTAAATGGcctgaaaaacaaacaaagaaatgtcAACAGGTATACCACAATCTCCAATTTGCACAGCTTCCATTCCGCTGTCATTGCTTCTTACCTTCGAGAAATTCTCCAGCATGTCGATGGTCAGCCAGCTGTGGTTATTCACATCGTCCAGCAGGTGGAAGAATTTCTCATCAATGTGCCTCAGCACCTCTATCGTCAAGGACGATATCGTCGAACTATGTCGGCCGAAGAAGTTCTCAAGGTCCTTTAGTCGGTTTGGGTATGCCAGCCGCCGAAGCGTAATGCAGAGGGCTTCGTCTCCAGGGATCGGCACTCTTTGAGCAGTCATAACCGTTTCCGGAATGCGCAAGGCTACTCGCAGCTTCGGTACGTCCTCTTTCTCAAAACGAAACATGTCCTGAACATG
Above is a window of Rhipicephalus sanguineus isolate Rsan-2018 chromosome 3, BIME_Rsan_1.4, whole genome shotgun sequence DNA encoding:
- the LOC119384946 gene encoding uncharacterized protein LOC119384946 translates to MTAQRVPIPGDEALCITLRRLAYPNRLKDLENFFGRHSSTISSLTIEVLRHIDEKFFHLLDDVNNHSWLTIDMLENFSKAIYAKGAPLTNCWGFIDGTARAICRPTRQQQLYFSGHKDFMP